In Leisingera sp. NJS204, the following are encoded in one genomic region:
- the gap gene encoding type I glyceraldehyde-3-phosphate dehydrogenase: MTIKVGINGFGRIGRCTLSHIAASGRDDIEVIKVNATGPLETAAHLIKYDSVHGRFPGEVTIGEGTMNLGRGDMQMFSTYDMAELDWSGCDVVLECTGKFNDGEKAKAHLERGAKKVLLSAPGKNVDKTIVFGVNDDQLTAADTMISNGSCTTNCLAPLAKVLDEAFGIEHGIMTTIHAYTGDQPTLDRRHKDLYRARAAAMSMIPTSTGAAKALGEVLPNLKGRLDGSAIRVPTPNVSAVDLTFRAGRDVTPEQINAAVKEAAEGPMKGVLGYEPAPLVSCDFNHSPESSIFAPDQTRVLDGRMVRVLAWYDNEWGFSVRMADVAVAMGKLG, translated from the coding sequence ATGACCATCAAAGTCGGGATCAACGGTTTTGGCCGCATCGGACGCTGCACCCTGTCGCATATCGCAGCATCGGGCCGCGACGACATCGAAGTGATCAAGGTGAACGCCACCGGCCCGCTGGAGACCGCAGCCCACCTGATCAAATACGATAGCGTGCATGGCCGTTTCCCCGGCGAGGTCACCATTGGCGAAGGCACCATGAACCTGGGCCGCGGCGACATGCAGATGTTCTCGACCTACGACATGGCTGAGCTGGACTGGTCGGGCTGCGACGTGGTTCTGGAATGCACCGGCAAGTTCAACGACGGTGAAAAAGCCAAAGCGCATCTGGAGCGCGGTGCGAAGAAAGTACTGCTGTCCGCCCCCGGCAAAAACGTCGACAAGACCATCGTCTTCGGCGTCAACGACGACCAGCTGACCGCCGCCGACACCATGATCTCCAACGGCTCCTGCACCACCAACTGCCTGGCGCCGCTGGCCAAGGTGCTGGACGAGGCGTTCGGCATCGAGCACGGCATCATGACCACCATCCACGCCTACACCGGCGACCAGCCGACTCTGGACCGCCGCCACAAGGACCTGTACCGCGCCCGCGCCGCTGCCATGTCGATGATCCCGACCTCGACCGGCGCCGCCAAGGCCCTGGGTGAGGTGCTGCCGAACCTGAAAGGCCGCCTTGATGGTTCCGCCATCCGCGTGCCGACCCCGAATGTCTCCGCCGTGGACCTGACTTTCCGCGCTGGCCGCGATGTGACCCCTGAGCAGATCAACGCCGCCGTCAAGGAAGCCGCCGAAGGCCCGATGAAGGGCGTTCTGGGCTATGAGCCGGCACCGCTGGTCTCCTGCGACTTCAACCACTCGCCCGAGAGCTCGATCTTTGCACCGGATCAGACCCGGGTGCTGGACGGCCGCATGGTACGGGTTCTGGCCTGGTACGACAATGAATGGGGTTTCTCGGTCCGCATGGCCGATGTGGCCGTCGCGATGGGCAAACTGGGCTGA
- the tkt gene encoding transketolase, with translation MDLTALRTANPDHWNKAAAIRALALDAVAAANSGHTGMPIGMADVATVLFEKHLKFDASNPQWPDRDRFILSAGHGSMLIYSLLYLVGDRQVTLDQIKNFRQTGALTAGHPENFLLDAVETTTGPLGQGISNAVGFAMAEEMQRAHYGRKVVDHHTYVIAGDGCLMEGISQEAIGLAGRHQLGKLIVFWDNNNITIDGTVDLSDRTNQVQRFKASGWQVLEIDGHDPKAIDEAIEAAKKSKKPSMIACKTHIALGHAAQDTSKGHGALTDADQLKAAKDAYGWTGGAFEVPSEIKSQWEEIGARGKSEREAWEARFAELSTQKQDRFNRAYALDAPKKLSAAIKALKKQVSEEQPKVATRKSSEMALAVINPLMPETVGGSADLTGSNNTKTGDLGTFDTDNRKGRYVYWGIREHGMAAAMNGMVLHGGVRAYGGTFFCFTDYARPAMRLAALSKIPTVFVMTHDSIGVGEDGPTHQPVEHLAICRATPNTYVFRPADTVETAEAWEIALTTKDTPSVMTLTRQNLPTVRTEHKLTNMVEKGAYVLAEAEGKRQVILIATGSEVSVAMEAKAKLEAEGIGTRVVSMPCMELFAQQDEAYRRKVLPAGPVRVGIEAAMRAGGWDRWLLGERGQEKKAGFVGMDRFGASAPAGELFERFGITAEGTVAKVKELLG, from the coding sequence GTGGACCTGACAGCCCTGCGCACCGCCAATCCCGACCATTGGAACAAGGCCGCCGCCATTCGCGCGCTGGCTCTGGACGCCGTCGCCGCCGCCAATTCCGGCCACACCGGAATGCCGATCGGCATGGCCGACGTGGCGACCGTGCTGTTCGAAAAGCACCTCAAATTCGATGCATCCAACCCGCAGTGGCCGGACCGTGACCGGTTCATCCTGTCGGCGGGCCACGGCTCGATGCTGATCTATTCGCTGCTGTATCTTGTTGGCGACCGCCAGGTGACTCTGGATCAGATCAAGAACTTCCGCCAGACCGGCGCGCTGACTGCGGGCCACCCGGAAAACTTCCTGCTGGATGCGGTTGAAACCACCACCGGCCCGCTGGGTCAGGGTATTTCCAACGCTGTCGGCTTTGCCATGGCCGAGGAAATGCAGCGCGCCCATTACGGCCGCAAGGTCGTGGATCACCACACCTATGTGATCGCCGGCGACGGCTGCCTGATGGAAGGCATCAGCCAGGAGGCCATCGGTCTTGCCGGCCGCCACCAGCTGGGCAAGCTGATCGTGTTCTGGGACAACAACAACATCACCATCGACGGCACCGTTGATCTGTCCGACCGCACCAACCAGGTGCAGCGCTTCAAGGCGTCGGGCTGGCAGGTGCTGGAAATCGACGGCCATGACCCCAAGGCCATCGACGAGGCCATCGAGGCCGCCAAGAAGTCCAAGAAACCGTCGATGATCGCCTGCAAGACCCATATCGCTCTGGGCCACGCCGCACAGGACACCTCCAAGGGCCACGGCGCCCTGACCGATGCGGACCAGCTGAAGGCCGCCAAGGACGCCTATGGCTGGACCGGCGGCGCGTTTGAAGTGCCGAGCGAGATCAAATCCCAGTGGGAAGAGATCGGTGCGCGCGGCAAGTCCGAGCGCGAAGCCTGGGAAGCCCGTTTTGCCGAGCTGTCGACGCAGAAACAGGACCGTTTCAACCGTGCCTATGCACTGGACGCGCCCAAGAAACTGTCCGCCGCCATCAAGGCGCTGAAAAAGCAGGTGAGCGAGGAGCAGCCAAAGGTTGCCACCCGTAAATCCTCGGAAATGGCGCTGGCCGTCATCAACCCCTTGATGCCGGAAACCGTGGGCGGCTCTGCCGACCTCACCGGCTCCAACAACACCAAGACCGGCGATCTCGGCACCTTCGACACCGACAACCGCAAGGGCCGCTATGTCTATTGGGGCATCCGCGAGCACGGCATGGCCGCAGCGATGAACGGAATGGTGCTGCACGGCGGCGTGCGCGCTTACGGCGGCACCTTCTTCTGCTTCACCGACTATGCCCGCCCGGCGATGCGCCTGGCCGCCCTGTCGAAGATCCCGACCGTGTTTGTGATGACCCACGACTCGATCGGCGTTGGCGAAGACGGCCCGACCCACCAGCCGGTTGAACACCTGGCAATCTGCCGCGCGACCCCGAACACCTATGTGTTCCGCCCGGCCGACACCGTCGAAACCGCCGAGGCCTGGGAAATTGCCCTGACCACCAAAGACACCCCTTCGGTGATGACCCTGACCCGTCAGAACCTGCCGACCGTCCGGACCGAGCACAAGCTGACCAACATGGTCGAAAAAGGCGCCTATGTGCTGGCCGAGGCCGAGGGTAAGCGCCAGGTGATCCTGATCGCCACCGGCTCCGAAGTGTCCGTCGCGATGGAGGCCAAGGCCAAGCTGGAAGCCGAGGGCATCGGCACCCGCGTTGTTTCCATGCCCTGCATGGAGCTGTTTGCACAGCAGGACGAAGCCTACCGCCGCAAGGTCCTGCCCGCAGGCCCCGTCCGTGTCGGCATCGAGGCCGCCATGCGCGCCGGCGGCTGGGACCGCTGGCTGCTGGGCGAGCGCGGCCAGGAGAAGAAAGCCGGTTTCGTCGGCATGGACCGCTTCGGCGCCTCTGCCCCGGCAGGCGAACTGTTCGAGCGTTTCGGCATCACCGCCGAGGGCACAGTGGCCAAGGTGAAAGAGCTGCTGGGCTAA
- a CDS encoding colicin transporter, with amino-acid sequence MNQIEELQGRIQAALERIGTGTAALQEAREADKVKAAEVAAEAAKAAEAAAAGAATAEIEQALEEEKLANAQLEERVKVLRARLQEAGNQAPAANEDIAAMEAELQLLRNEAGDPAEKEALRGEVARLKGELEAAANTAASDKEALEDQLSEARAANDSLKAQLEEASAAAAAPADTAPAQDRGAEIERQNETLLRLDTELQQLRQANEELRASNTALRDANAQSLGDAGLINTAMEAEIEGLRAAQASDQAQVNAVLAKLEPLLANARNLPEGEEV; translated from the coding sequence ATGAACCAGATTGAAGAATTGCAAGGCCGCATTCAGGCCGCACTTGAGCGTATCGGCACCGGCACGGCTGCGCTGCAGGAGGCGCGCGAAGCGGATAAGGTCAAGGCCGCAGAGGTTGCTGCCGAGGCCGCTAAGGCGGCGGAAGCGGCTGCTGCCGGGGCTGCGACGGCTGAGATCGAACAGGCGCTGGAAGAAGAAAAGCTCGCCAACGCCCAGCTTGAGGAGCGTGTGAAGGTGTTGCGCGCACGTCTGCAGGAGGCCGGAAACCAGGCTCCCGCCGCAAATGAAGATATCGCGGCGATGGAAGCCGAGCTGCAATTGTTGCGCAACGAAGCCGGGGATCCGGCGGAAAAAGAAGCCCTGCGCGGTGAAGTTGCAAGGCTGAAGGGGGAGCTGGAAGCCGCGGCAAATACCGCCGCCAGTGACAAGGAAGCGCTGGAAGACCAGCTGTCTGAGGCCCGGGCTGCCAATGACAGCCTGAAGGCCCAGCTGGAGGAGGCGTCGGCTGCTGCGGCAGCACCGGCGGATACGGCCCCGGCCCAGGACAGGGGCGCAGAGATTGAACGCCAGAATGAAACCCTGCTGCGGCTTGATACCGAACTGCAGCAATTGCGCCAGGCCAACGAGGAGCTGCGTGCCTCCAACACAGCGCTGCGCGATGCAAATGCCCAAAGCCTGGGCGATGCCGGGCTGATCAACACGGCTATGGAAGCCGAGATCGAGGGGCTGCGCGCGGCGCAGGCCAGCGACCAGGCCCAGGTCAACGCGGTGCTGGCCAAGTTGGAGCCGCTCTTGGCCAATGCCCGCAACCTGCCGGAAGGGGAGGAAGTCTGA
- a CDS encoding cell division protein ZapA, protein MPEVTIMIGGRGFEVSCQEGEESYLHSAAKMLDDEAQVLSDQIGRMPEARMLLMAGLMLADKTAAVEDRIKEVEAVLAERDQELAELRAMPAPEPERIEVPIVPPQVTESLAELAARTEALAQEIEEKAQPAG, encoded by the coding sequence ATGCCCGAAGTGACCATAATGATCGGCGGCCGCGGCTTTGAGGTGTCCTGCCAGGAAGGTGAGGAAAGCTATCTGCATTCCGCCGCCAAAATGCTGGATGACGAGGCGCAGGTGCTGTCGGACCAGATCGGCCGGATGCCCGAGGCCCGGATGCTGCTGATGGCCGGGCTGATGCTGGCTGACAAGACCGCCGCGGTCGAGGACCGGATCAAAGAGGTTGAGGCCGTTCTCGCCGAACGCGACCAGGAGCTGGCGGAGTTGCGCGCCATGCCGGCACCGGAACCCGAGCGGATCGAAGTCCCGATCGTGCCGCCGCAGGTTACTGAGAGCCTGGCTGAACTGGCCGCCCGGACCGAGGCGCTGGCCCAGGAAATCGAAGAAAAAGCACAGCCGGCGGGCTGA
- a CDS encoding DUF808 domain-containing protein, whose translation MSGLLALLDDVAGIAKVAAASVDDVAAAAGKAGAKTAGVIIDDAAVTPKYLQGFAPARELPIIWRITRGSLFNKLILLMPVAMLLANFAPWLITPLLMLGGSYLCFEGAEKIFHVLFPHASHAIDEDMSVKDPGHLEEQKIKGAIKTDFILSAEIMTIALAAIEAPNVWIQGATLAVVAIGVTLAVYGSVALIVKMDDVGLYMAENAPTPIGRGLGRGLVKFMPVLMWILSVVGTAAMLWVGGSIIIHGLEVLGFGWLGHLIHDWAYAVGHAVPAAWTGFAEWTAKAAMDGVFGVAWGLVLIPLATKVIGPLISKS comes from the coding sequence ATGAGCGGTTTGCTGGCGCTTCTGGATGATGTGGCGGGGATTGCCAAGGTTGCGGCGGCCTCGGTCGATGATGTGGCGGCGGCGGCGGGCAAGGCCGGCGCCAAGACCGCGGGCGTGATCATCGACGATGCGGCGGTGACGCCGAAGTACCTGCAGGGCTTTGCGCCTGCGCGCGAGCTGCCGATCATCTGGCGCATCACCCGCGGGTCTCTGTTCAACAAGCTGATCCTGTTGATGCCGGTGGCGATGCTGCTGGCGAATTTTGCGCCGTGGCTCATTACGCCCTTGCTGATGCTGGGCGGGTCGTACCTGTGCTTTGAGGGGGCCGAGAAGATCTTTCACGTGCTGTTCCCCCATGCCAGTCACGCCATTGACGAAGACATGAGCGTCAAGGACCCCGGCCATCTGGAGGAGCAGAAGATCAAAGGCGCGATCAAGACCGATTTCATCCTGTCCGCCGAGATCATGACAATCGCGCTGGCTGCCATTGAGGCGCCAAACGTCTGGATCCAAGGGGCGACGCTGGCGGTGGTGGCGATTGGGGTGACGCTGGCGGTCTACGGCTCTGTCGCGCTGATCGTGAAGATGGATGATGTGGGGCTGTATATGGCTGAGAATGCCCCGACACCCATCGGCCGCGGGCTGGGGCGCGGGCTGGTGAAATTCATGCCGGTTCTGATGTGGATCCTGTCCGTGGTCGGCACCGCAGCGATGCTGTGGGTTGGCGGCTCCATCATCATTCACGGGCTGGAGGTACTGGGCTTTGGCTGGCTGGGCCATCTGATCCACGACTGGGCCTATGCCGTGGGCCACGCAGTGCCTGCCGCCTGGACCGGCTTTGCAGAGTGGACGGCCAAGGCGGCGATGGACGGGGTGTTTGGGGTTGCCTGGGGCCTGGTGCTGATCCCGCTGGCGACCAAGGTGATTGGGCCCTTGATTTCCAAGTCCTGA
- a CDS encoding calcium-binding protein, translating to MYEALILGVLLLAGASASAYDFDLPLPEDEQPDTEPTENSDRLQLGDEADSIDAGRGNDQVRAGDGDDTVSGGPGLDILQGEGGADLLSGGEFHDILLGGAGADVLDGEGGKDILFGGTGDDTLMGGDWDDVLAGGEGSDDLSGGRGNDNLFGVSVDPEPDAGTLKSLRDGEESAENIFALSADDEADTLDGGDGNDFLALGAGDTAIGGSGKDVFELHRDPDATGVITIEDFEAGTDTVRVAGGNTGGFSIQREEDSGDALVLENGKLVARLLGAGDSFALENLGFSGNAPANSG from the coding sequence ATGTACGAAGCCTTGATCCTGGGAGTCTTGTTGCTGGCCGGCGCCTCGGCAAGTGCTTATGACTTTGACCTGCCGCTGCCGGAAGACGAGCAGCCCGATACAGAACCCACGGAAAATTCCGACCGCCTGCAGCTTGGCGATGAGGCTGACAGTATTGATGCCGGCAGAGGCAATGATCAGGTGCGCGCCGGCGATGGCGATGACACGGTGTCCGGCGGCCCGGGGCTGGACATACTGCAAGGCGAAGGCGGCGCAGATCTGCTGTCTGGTGGCGAATTCCACGACATTTTGCTGGGCGGTGCGGGCGCGGATGTGCTGGACGGCGAAGGCGGCAAGGATATCCTGTTCGGCGGCACCGGCGACGACACGCTGATGGGCGGGGACTGGGATGATGTGCTTGCAGGCGGCGAAGGTTCGGACGACTTGTCCGGCGGGCGCGGCAACGACAACCTTTTCGGTGTCAGTGTTGACCCGGAGCCGGATGCCGGGACGCTGAAATCCCTGCGCGACGGCGAGGAATCCGCGGAGAATATTTTTGCTTTGTCCGCGGATGATGAGGCTGACACGCTGGACGGCGGCGATGGCAACGACTTCCTGGCCTTGGGGGCAGGGGATACCGCCATTGGCGGCAGCGGCAAGGACGTGTTTGAGCTGCACCGTGATCCGGATGCAACCGGCGTAATCACGATTGAGGATTTTGAGGCCGGAACCGATACCGTTCGGGTTGCTGGCGGCAATACCGGCGGTTTCAGCATTCAGCGGGAGGAAGACAGCGGCGATGCGCTTGTCCTGGAAAACGGCAAACTGGTTGCAAGGCTGCTGGGGGCCGGCGACAGTTTTGCCTTGGAAAACCTGGGCTTTTCGGGCAATGCACCCGCGAATTCAGGCTGA
- the coaD gene encoding pantetheine-phosphate adenylyltransferase produces MRVGLYPGTFDPITIGHIDIIRRASAMVDKLVIGVAINRDKGPLFDLEERVEMIEAECAKLSTETGTEIVAHPFENLLIDCARDVGAQIIVRGLRAVADFEYEFQMVGMNRALDSSIETVFLMAEARHQAIASKLVKEIARLDGDVSKFVTPLVNDKLLERLGKTA; encoded by the coding sequence ATGCGTGTGGGTCTGTATCCCGGCACCTTTGACCCGATCACCATCGGGCATATCGACATTATCCGCCGCGCCAGCGCGATGGTGGATAAACTGGTTATCGGCGTGGCAATCAACCGCGACAAGGGGCCGCTGTTTGACCTGGAAGAGCGGGTTGAGATGATCGAGGCGGAATGCGCCAAGCTCAGCACCGAAACCGGGACCGAAATTGTTGCGCATCCGTTTGAAAACCTGCTGATCGACTGCGCCCGCGACGTCGGCGCGCAAATCATCGTGCGCGGCCTGCGGGCGGTTGCCGATTTCGAGTATGAGTTTCAGATGGTCGGTATGAACCGGGCGTTGGACAGTTCGATCGAGACCGTGTTCCTGATGGCAGAGGCACGGCACCAGGCGATCGCATCAAAACTGGTCAAGGAAATCGCCCGGCTGGACGGCGACGTGTCGAAATTCGTCACTCCGCTGGTCAACGACAAGCTGCTGGAGCGTTTGGGCAAGACCGCATGA
- a CDS encoding CBS domain-containing protein: protein MLVQVILKSKATNGVVTIKPDASVSEAAKLLAENKFGSVVVSADGEKPDGILSERDIVRELAVSGPGCLSKPVSEYMTRKLVTCTSQSNVGGVLQQMTEGRFRHMPVVEDGKLVGIVTLGDLVKAQLAQVAMEKDALQGMIMGH from the coding sequence GTGCTCGTTCAGGTCATTTTGAAGTCCAAAGCCACCAACGGTGTGGTCACGATCAAGCCGGATGCCAGCGTGTCGGAAGCAGCAAAGCTTTTGGCCGAGAACAAATTCGGTTCCGTTGTAGTTTCCGCGGATGGAGAAAAACCCGATGGCATTCTGTCCGAGCGCGATATTGTCCGTGAGCTTGCCGTCAGCGGGCCCGGCTGCCTGAGCAAACCTGTCAGCGAATACATGACGCGCAAGCTGGTGACCTGCACCAGCCAGTCGAATGTCGGCGGTGTGCTGCAGCAGATGACCGAAGGGCGTTTCCGCCATATGCCGGTTGTCGAAGATGGAAAACTTGTTGGGATCGTAACGCTTGGCGATCTGGTCAAAGCGCAGCTGGCGCAGGTGGCAATGGAGAAAGATGCCCTGCAAGGCATGATCATGGGGCACTAA